A stretch of Fimbriimonadaceae bacterium DNA encodes these proteins:
- a CDS encoding N(4)-(beta-N-acetylglucosaminyl)-L-asparaginase, whose product MTTLLATWREPGQVAINAAWNARAKGADLRTTLETGLAVAEADPSLVAIGLGSLPNRDGELELDASMMDGADLSAGAVCAVRGIVPVISVARKVLEETPHVMLAGDQARRFAISKGMAPQNLMTAQCIERYEEWRRNPEKMESKYLHTTGEHNGDTITMLGLESPSHLVAASSTSGMGFKLPGRVGDSPIVGAGIYADDEVGAAGATGLGEELWKAVASFRTCEAMRRGLSAQEACEETIAQMMRRQEAARKMPCVVLALRNDGDWGAATTEGEFPLWVCQDGEMQLKVFHGPN is encoded by the coding sequence ATGACAACACTTCTCGCTACCTGGCGCGAGCCAGGGCAAGTTGCGATCAACGCCGCATGGAACGCCCGCGCCAAGGGCGCCGACCTGCGCACGACGCTGGAGACCGGGCTTGCGGTTGCGGAGGCGGACCCCTCCCTCGTCGCCATCGGCCTGGGAAGCCTTCCAAACCGCGACGGGGAGCTCGAGCTCGACGCGTCGATGATGGACGGAGCCGACCTGTCGGCCGGGGCGGTCTGCGCGGTCCGAGGCATCGTCCCCGTGATCTCGGTCGCCCGGAAGGTCCTGGAGGAGACGCCCCACGTCATGCTCGCCGGCGACCAGGCCCGGCGCTTCGCGATCTCGAAGGGCATGGCACCCCAGAACCTGATGACCGCGCAGTGCATCGAGCGGTACGAAGAGTGGCGCCGCAATCCCGAGAAGATGGAGTCGAAGTACCTGCACACGACGGGGGAGCACAACGGCGACACGATCACGATGCTCGGGCTGGAATCTCCCTCGCATCTCGTCGCCGCCTCGTCCACGAGCGGGATGGGCTTCAAACTGCCGGGCCGAGTGGGCGATTCCCCGATCGTCGGCGCCGGCATCTACGCGGACGACGAGGTGGGGGCCGCCGGGGCGACGGGCTTGGGCGAGGAGCTTTGGAAGGCCGTCGCCTCCTTCCGCACGTGCGAGGCGATGCGGCGTGGCCTTTCCGCCCAAGAGGCGTGCGAGGAGACGATCGCCCAGATGATGCGGCGGCAGGAGGCCGCGCGCAAGATGCCTTGCGTCGTGCTCGCCCTGCGCAACGACGGCGATTGGGGCGCCGCCACGACCGAGGGCGAGTTTCCGCTTTGGGTGTGCCAGGACGGCGAGATGCAGCTCAAGGTCTTCCACGGTCCCAACTAG
- the selB gene encoding selenocysteine-specific translation elongation factor → MARLIGTAGHVDHGKTTLIRALTGIDADRLPEEKKRGMTIDIGFAYIDLPGIGRASIVDVPGHERFLTNMLVGALGIDVALLCVASDESVMPQTREHLQILELLPVERLIVAMTRSDLADEETRMIAREEIEELVAASRFQSVPILEVSAVTGQGIDALRQALAEGLSGDEAPEPGPWYLPIDRVFGVKGHGCVVTGTLAQGAVAAGDRAVLQPGGLEVRVRAIHSHDESLQKAEHGRRTALNLGGVKLEDVHRGMVVGEPGGVFETTLMDARVRWLQRPKHGARVRVSAGAEEVIAKAFHNDGEPEIVQLRLESPLAVAHRQPVIIRRYSPPELLGGGRVIVPHARQRRKSEAFAPVADTGSNEDAILEALGDRPGVSTDEVCRLLGKTPQALGKAFETLSADRRVRGFAGLWFRTEAFEAAVATFLAALADAHEKQPGTAYLPRERISEASGLRWSGKPLDRILAALAAEERIAVSGTGVRHPEFQLKLTERQRQLLDRVKGALEAEAINVPGPNDLARTLAVPPQAVDEILRLGVEAGEIVRVDEGLFYTQAQIAGVKQRTIEVAQGKPFAAAQFRDAVGTTRKYAIPLLEYLDRIRFTTRVGDQRMVNG, encoded by the coding sequence ATGGCCCGCCTCATCGGAACCGCCGGACACGTCGACCACGGAAAGACCACCCTCATCCGGGCCTTGACCGGGATCGACGCGGACCGCCTGCCCGAGGAGAAGAAGCGGGGCATGACGATCGACATCGGTTTCGCCTACATCGATCTCCCCGGGATCGGGCGCGCCTCGATCGTCGACGTTCCGGGGCACGAGCGGTTCCTGACGAACATGTTGGTGGGCGCGCTCGGGATCGACGTGGCCTTGCTTTGCGTGGCGTCCGACGAGTCGGTCATGCCGCAGACGCGGGAGCACCTGCAGATTCTCGAGCTGCTCCCCGTCGAGCGGTTGATCGTGGCGATGACGCGATCCGACCTCGCCGACGAGGAGACCAGGATGATCGCGCGCGAGGAGATCGAGGAGCTCGTTGCCGCGTCGCGGTTCCAATCCGTGCCGATTCTCGAGGTGTCCGCGGTGACGGGCCAGGGCATCGACGCGCTGCGCCAGGCCCTGGCGGAAGGGCTTTCCGGAGACGAGGCCCCCGAACCCGGCCCCTGGTACCTGCCCATCGATCGGGTGTTCGGCGTCAAAGGCCACGGATGCGTCGTGACCGGAACGCTGGCGCAAGGAGCCGTCGCGGCGGGCGACCGCGCGGTCCTCCAGCCCGGCGGGCTCGAGGTTCGAGTACGCGCCATCCACAGCCACGACGAATCCCTGCAGAAGGCGGAGCACGGTCGGCGGACGGCGTTGAACCTGGGCGGCGTGAAACTGGAGGACGTTCACCGAGGCATGGTCGTCGGCGAGCCCGGGGGCGTGTTCGAAACGACGTTGATGGACGCGCGCGTCCGCTGGCTCCAACGGCCCAAGCATGGAGCCCGGGTGCGCGTCTCGGCCGGGGCCGAAGAGGTGATCGCCAAGGCTTTTCACAACGATGGCGAACCCGAGATCGTGCAACTGCGCCTGGAGTCGCCGCTCGCCGTGGCCCATCGCCAGCCGGTCATCATCCGACGGTACAGTCCGCCCGAACTGCTGGGCGGCGGCCGGGTGATCGTGCCCCACGCGCGACAGCGACGCAAATCCGAAGCGTTTGCCCCCGTCGCGGACACCGGCTCGAACGAGGACGCGATCCTGGAGGCGTTGGGCGATCGGCCCGGGGTGAGCACGGACGAGGTGTGCCGCCTCTTGGGGAAGACGCCGCAGGCGCTGGGGAAGGCGTTCGAGACGCTTTCGGCGGACCGGCGCGTGCGCGGGTTCGCCGGCTTGTGGTTCCGAACGGAGGCCTTCGAAGCCGCCGTGGCGACCTTCTTGGCGGCGCTGGCCGATGCCCACGAGAAGCAGCCCGGAACGGCGTATCTTCCGCGCGAACGAATCAGCGAAGCGTCGGGGCTGCGGTGGTCCGGCAAGCCCTTGGATCGCATCCTTGCGGCGCTGGCCGCCGAAGAGCGCATCGCCGTGAGCGGCACGGGGGTGCGGCACCCCGAGTTCCAGCTCAAGCTGACCGAACGGCAGCGGCAGCTGTTGGACCGGGTGAAGGGCGCGCTGGAGGCGGAGGCGATCAACGTTCCCGGCCCGAACGACCTGGCCCGCACTCTCGCCGTTCCTCCCCAGGCCGTGGACGAGATCCTCCGACTGGGCGTCGAGGCGGGTGAGATCGTGCGGGTCGACGAGGGGCTGTTTTACACCCAAGCGCAAATCGCCGGAGTCAAACAGCGGACGATCGAGGTCGCCCAGGGCAAGCCGTTCGCCGCGGCCCAGTTTCGCGACGCCGTCGGCACGACGCGCAAGTATGCGATTCCGCTGCTCGAGTATCTCGACCGCATTCGATTCACGACGCGCGTGGGGGACCAGCGCATGGTCAACGGCTGA